One Frankia alni ACN14a DNA window includes the following coding sequences:
- a CDS encoding amidohydrolase family protein, producing the protein MIPPALRIRGAVLVGPQEVRDELWVVDGRISFTAPTGTAARDVRTVSGWALPGLVDAHCHVGLDAGGAVDRPTAEEQITTDRAAGALLLRDAGSPADTRWVDDRDDLPRLVRAGRHIARPRRYLRNYAAEVEPDDLVAEVVTQAGRGDGWVKLVGDWIDRGVGDLAPCWPADAAKAAIDAAHAAGARVTAHCFAEDSLADLVEAGIDCIEHATGLTEDTIPLFAERGVAIVPTLVNIATFEGIARGAEEKFPAYARHMRALHARRYDTVRAAHDAGIPLYVGTDAGGSLPHGLVAAEVAELRRAGLPAQAALSAATWSARAWLGHPALTEGAPADLVVYPADPRADVGVLAAPDLIVLRGRPVAP; encoded by the coding sequence GTGATTCCGCCGGCGCTGCGGATCCGGGGCGCGGTGCTGGTCGGGCCGCAGGAGGTCCGCGACGAGCTGTGGGTCGTCGACGGTCGCATCAGCTTCACCGCGCCGACCGGCACCGCCGCCCGGGACGTGCGCACGGTGTCCGGGTGGGCGCTGCCCGGCCTGGTCGACGCGCACTGCCACGTCGGCCTCGACGCCGGCGGCGCCGTGGACCGGCCGACCGCGGAGGAACAGATCACCACCGACCGGGCGGCCGGCGCGCTGCTGCTGCGCGACGCCGGCTCCCCGGCGGACACCCGCTGGGTCGACGACCGCGACGACCTGCCCCGCCTGGTGCGCGCCGGCCGGCACATCGCCCGTCCCCGCCGCTACCTCCGCAACTACGCCGCCGAGGTCGAGCCGGACGACCTGGTGGCCGAGGTCGTCACCCAGGCCGGTCGCGGCGACGGCTGGGTCAAGCTCGTCGGGGACTGGATCGACCGCGGCGTCGGGGACCTCGCGCCCTGCTGGCCCGCGGACGCCGCGAAGGCGGCGATCGACGCGGCGCACGCGGCCGGCGCCCGGGTGACCGCTCACTGCTTCGCGGAGGACTCGCTCGCCGACCTCGTCGAGGCGGGCATCGACTGCATCGAGCACGCCACCGGGCTCACCGAGGACACGATCCCGCTGTTCGCCGAGCGGGGGGTCGCGATCGTCCCGACCCTGGTCAACATCGCCACCTTCGAGGGCATCGCCCGCGGCGCCGAGGAGAAGTTCCCCGCCTACGCCCGGCACATGCGGGCCCTGCACGCTCGCCGGTATGACACGGTGCGGGCCGCCCACGACGCCGGGATCCCCCTGTACGTCGGCACCGACGCCGGGGGCAGCCTGCCGCACGGCCTGGTCGCCGCCGAGGTCGCCGAGCTACGCCGCGCCGGCCTGCCGGCACAGGCCGCGCTGTCCGCGGCCACCTGGTCGGCGCGGGCGTGGCTGGGGCATCCGGCGCTCACCGAGGGCGCCCCCGCCGACCTGGTCGTCTACCCCGCCGACCCGCGCGCCGACGTCGGCGTCCTCGCCGCCCCCGACCTCATCGTCCTGCGCGGCCGTCCCGTCGCCCCCTGA